In Streptomyces sclerotialus, one genomic interval encodes:
- a CDS encoding geranyl diphosphate 2-C-methyltransferase → MDVSVTSTEFSTLNGTSAFVPAPASPYQGEIARYWDQEARPVNLRLGDVDGLYHHHYGIGDVDRAALGDADDGDYEKRLIAELHRLESAQAEYLLDHLGPIGRGDTLVDAGCGRGGSMVMAHQRFGCTVEGVTLSAKQADFANQRARELGIADHVQARVCNMLDMPFGTGQVTASWNNESTMYVDLHDLFAEHSRILGVGGRYVTITGCWNPRHGQPSKWVSQINAHFECNIHSRREYLRAMADNRLVPQAVIDLTAATLPYWELRATSSLVTGIEEAFINSYRDGSFQYLLIAADRV, encoded by the coding sequence ATGGACGTATCAGTGACCAGCACCGAGTTCAGCACCCTCAACGGCACCTCCGCGTTCGTCCCCGCCCCGGCGTCGCCCTACCAGGGTGAGATCGCCCGCTACTGGGACCAGGAAGCCAGGCCCGTGAACCTGCGTCTCGGCGACGTCGACGGGCTCTACCACCACCACTACGGCATCGGTGACGTGGACCGTGCCGCTCTCGGGGACGCCGACGACGGCGACTACGAGAAGAGGCTGATCGCCGAGCTGCACCGCCTGGAGTCGGCACAGGCCGAATACCTCCTGGACCACCTCGGGCCCATCGGGCGTGGCGACACGCTCGTGGACGCCGGCTGCGGCCGGGGCGGTTCGATGGTCATGGCACACCAACGCTTCGGCTGCACGGTCGAGGGCGTCACCCTGTCGGCCAAGCAGGCCGACTTCGCCAACCAGCGTGCCCGCGAACTCGGTATCGCGGACCACGTCCAGGCCCGGGTGTGCAACATGCTCGACATGCCCTTCGGTACGGGGCAGGTCACGGCCTCGTGGAACAACGAATCGACGATGTACGTCGACCTGCACGACCTCTTCGCAGAGCACTCCCGCATCCTCGGGGTCGGCGGCCGGTACGTCACCATCACCGGCTGCTGGAACCCGCGTCACGGCCAGCCCTCGAAGTGGGTGTCCCAGATCAATGCGCACTTCGAGTGCAACATCCACTCCCGCCGGGAGTACCTGCGCGCCATGGCCGACAACCGACTCGTACCGCAGGCCGTCATCGACCTGACTGCCGCGACCCTGCCCTACTGGGAGCTGCGGGCCACGTCTTCGCTGGTCACCGGCATTGAAGAGGCGTTCATCAACTCCTACAGGGACGGTTCCTTCCAGTACCTCCTGATCGCGGCCGACCGCGTCTGA
- a CDS encoding family 2 encapsulin nanocompartment cargo protein terpene cyclase — MPDPGIPPLQTSLLDLAARFGVHARTDAAADVVGDAQPGLSGLPGPPSVPAPAAATAPVDTSVPDGGPGGDLTARHAEEGAAAASGTTPVLERILRGPSGLGTSGLHLARREEPAAASPEEPEAADEGNAVPGLYHHPVPDPDPVRVEEVSRRIKAWAVDEAQVYPPEWEDQFDGFSVGRYMVACHPDAPTVEHVMIATRLMVAENAVDDCYCEDHGGSPIGLGSRLLLAHTALDPLHTTEEYEPGWVESLRSDAPRRAYRSAMEYFLKEATPSQADRYRHDMARLHLGYLAEAAWAQTEEMPEVWEYLAMRQFNNFRPCPTITDTVGGYELPADLHAQPAMQRVIALAGNATTIVNDLYSYTKELNSPGRHLNLPVVIAEKEGLSDREAYLKAVEVHNDLMHTYEAEAAALAAACPVPSVQRFLRGVAAWVDGNHYWHRTNTYRYSLPDFW; from the coding sequence ATGCCCGACCCCGGGATTCCTCCCCTGCAGACGAGCCTGCTCGACCTCGCGGCCCGCTTCGGGGTCCATGCCCGCACCGATGCCGCCGCCGACGTCGTCGGGGACGCCCAGCCGGGCCTGTCCGGCCTGCCGGGCCCGCCCTCCGTCCCCGCCCCTGCCGCGGCGACCGCTCCCGTGGACACGTCCGTACCTGACGGCGGCCCGGGTGGCGACCTGACCGCTCGGCACGCGGAGGAGGGTGCCGCTGCGGCGAGCGGAACGACCCCTGTCCTGGAACGGATCCTGCGTGGTCCCAGCGGACTGGGCACGTCGGGCCTGCACCTGGCGCGGCGCGAGGAGCCCGCGGCGGCTTCTCCGGAGGAGCCCGAGGCGGCGGATGAGGGCAATGCCGTCCCGGGCCTCTACCACCACCCGGTGCCGGACCCCGACCCGGTACGGGTCGAGGAGGTCAGCCGCAGGATCAAGGCATGGGCGGTGGACGAGGCCCAGGTGTACCCCCCGGAGTGGGAGGACCAGTTCGACGGCTTCTCCGTCGGCCGCTACATGGTCGCCTGCCATCCGGACGCCCCCACCGTCGAGCACGTCATGATCGCCACGCGGCTGATGGTAGCCGAGAACGCGGTCGACGACTGCTACTGCGAGGACCACGGCGGCTCGCCCATCGGTCTCGGCAGCCGCCTCCTGCTGGCGCACACGGCTCTCGACCCGCTGCACACCACGGAGGAGTACGAGCCGGGGTGGGTGGAGTCGCTCCGGTCGGACGCCCCCCGGCGCGCCTACCGGTCCGCCATGGAGTACTTCCTCAAGGAGGCCACCCCTTCCCAGGCGGACCGGTACCGGCACGACATGGCCCGCCTGCACCTGGGCTACCTCGCGGAAGCCGCCTGGGCCCAGACGGAGGAGATGCCGGAGGTCTGGGAGTACCTGGCGATGCGTCAGTTCAACAACTTCCGTCCCTGTCCGACCATCACCGACACCGTCGGAGGCTACGAACTCCCGGCGGACCTGCACGCGCAGCCCGCGATGCAGCGGGTCATCGCGCTCGCCGGGAACGCCACCACCATCGTCAACGATCTGTACTCCTACACCAAGGAGCTCAACAGCCCGGGCCGGCACCTGAACCTGCCCGTAGTGATCGCCGAAAAGGAGGGGCTCTCCGACCGGGAGGCCTATCTGAAGGCGGTCGAGGTCCACAACGACCTCATGCACACGTACGAAGCTGAGGCCGCGGCCCTGGCCGCCGCCTGCCCCGTCCCGAGCGTGCAGCGCTTCCTGCGGGGAGTGGCCGCATGGGTCGACGGCAACCACTACTGGCACCGGACCAACACCTATCGCTACAGCCTTCCCGACTTCTGGTAA
- the eccCb gene encoding type VII secretion protein EccCb yields MTGRRIALLVATDGYVDPGLNQLRSPTRGADELAALLQDEAVGRFDFVRTLTNRPKEEIEREVEALLSNRAPDDLVLLYLACHGIRNDTDRLFFATIGTDLGRPHTTAVRADLIHQLLDECEARTKIVLLDCCYSGLFHRATPMSPAPVDVEAALAGRGTFVITASTALEYAYEGDQLTLDNARPVARFTAALNEGLSTGLADLDRDGIITPDELYTYVHDAVVNQSGPEQTPTKSGQCEGHVPLAYAARTDPATGLAPPGARTDELVLGALLPPPVDTPDRGFICDSWEGASRLIVPVGRTVATSGGEPMCLDLSHRSGNAAVVGRLGSGKTTLLRSLAMSLALTHTPHEAEFYLLEGAVNRLGVLRSMPHVKKVAAAHEHDAVAEVLTALKDAITARRALFRDLDIDSVEEFRELRAAGRLPHDTGSDVFLVVDGWLDFDWEMPQFAQEVHRLVNAGVNYGLHLLVSARRWSEFGASLLGLLGTRVELPLDDPSESQIDATLSASLGVGWALSLRRRFRVAVPHLEKVTSSAEARQALAETTQRMRERWLGVQPDTAPPPRTDIPFTDLYGIADAERFDVARTWAQRPPQERLRVPIGVSEDGRPVMLDLKEAAHGGMGPHGLCVGATGSGKSELLRTLILGLAVAHSSETLNFVLADFKGGATFAGMSELPHVSAVITNLADDLTLVDRMRDAVVGELMRRQELLRAAGNYSNVSQYEKARTAGAELTPIPSLLIAIDEFSELLTARPDFIDVLVQIGRVGRSLGVHLLLASQRLEEGKLRGLDTHLSYRIGLRTFSAAESRTAIGVPDAYHLPPVPGAGYLKYDNDQMTRFRAAYVSARYAPEGTASTADNTIDDVLADSLLDVLVRRLAGQGPPAHQVWLPPLGDPATLGQLFPGLVASPERGLHCPEYEGPARLRVPVGLVDRPDRQRRDLMFLDFSAAAGHGLIVGAPQSGKSTLLRTVICSLALTHTPSEVQFYCLDFGGGGMQQLQHLPHVGGVASRLDTEQVRRTVAEVAGVLAAREEFFRANGIASMAEYRRGRAAGKWPDQQWGDVFLVIDGWSSFKYEYEQLEESILDLGTRGLGYGVHLLLAATRYADVRIALRDYCGTRVELRLGDPMESEIARKVAADVPVGAPGRGVSPDKFHFLAALPRLGDGASAPTGLAEATTALVDAIRTRWAGPAAPPVRVLPTLLSVDALPKDFGRSKAEIALGLDETTLLPFGVDFEADPYLVVIGESESGKTSLLRLLAHRISERYTPEEAQLVVVDYRRSLLSDLPSEHVTEYILTGSQLQNHVGALTAVAAERMPPSDVTPEELRNRSWYTAPDIFLLVDDYDLVATPSGNPLHPLLDYLPFARDIGLRIVLCRNSAGAGRSMFEPMMQYLREQGAHGLTLSGDKSEGPLIGSVIPHRQSPGRATLTGRRNIPRQVQLAYQLPRSG; encoded by the coding sequence ATGACGGGACGCCGGATCGCGCTGCTGGTCGCGACTGACGGATACGTCGACCCCGGCCTCAACCAGCTCCGGTCACCCACGCGCGGCGCCGACGAGCTGGCAGCCCTGTTGCAGGACGAGGCGGTGGGCCGCTTCGACTTCGTCCGTACGCTCACCAACCGCCCCAAAGAGGAGATCGAGCGGGAAGTCGAGGCGCTGCTCAGCAATCGCGCGCCCGACGACCTGGTCCTGCTCTACCTCGCCTGCCACGGCATCAGGAACGACACCGACCGGCTGTTCTTCGCGACCATCGGTACGGACCTGGGCCGCCCGCACACCACCGCCGTCCGCGCGGACCTCATCCATCAGCTCCTGGACGAGTGCGAGGCCCGTACCAAGATCGTGCTCCTGGACTGCTGCTACAGCGGCCTCTTCCACCGGGCCACCCCCATGTCTCCCGCGCCGGTCGACGTGGAGGCGGCGCTGGCCGGCCGCGGCACCTTCGTGATCACCGCGTCCACCGCGCTGGAGTACGCCTACGAAGGAGACCAGCTCACGCTGGACAACGCCCGGCCCGTGGCACGCTTCACCGCCGCGCTCAACGAGGGGCTCAGCACCGGACTGGCCGATCTCGACCGCGACGGCATCATCACACCCGACGAGCTCTACACGTACGTGCACGACGCCGTCGTCAACCAGAGCGGCCCGGAACAGACGCCCACCAAGTCCGGCCAGTGCGAGGGACACGTCCCCCTCGCGTACGCGGCACGCACCGACCCCGCCACCGGCCTGGCCCCGCCGGGGGCACGCACCGACGAACTCGTACTGGGGGCACTGCTCCCGCCGCCGGTCGACACCCCGGACCGGGGGTTCATCTGCGACTCCTGGGAGGGCGCGTCCCGGCTCATCGTGCCCGTCGGCCGTACGGTGGCGACCTCCGGCGGCGAGCCCATGTGCCTGGACCTCTCCCACCGGAGCGGGAACGCGGCGGTCGTCGGCAGACTCGGCAGCGGCAAGACGACGCTGCTGCGCTCCCTCGCGATGTCGCTGGCCCTGACCCACACGCCGCACGAGGCGGAGTTCTACCTCCTGGAAGGAGCCGTCAACCGACTGGGTGTGCTGCGGTCGATGCCGCACGTGAAGAAGGTCGCCGCCGCGCACGAGCACGATGCGGTCGCGGAGGTCCTCACGGCCCTGAAGGACGCCATCACCGCCCGGCGGGCCCTGTTCCGGGACCTGGACATCGACTCCGTCGAGGAGTTCCGCGAGCTGCGGGCAGCCGGGCGCCTGCCGCACGACACCGGCAGCGACGTCTTCCTCGTGGTCGACGGCTGGCTCGACTTCGACTGGGAGATGCCCCAGTTCGCCCAAGAGGTGCACCGGCTCGTCAACGCCGGCGTCAACTACGGACTCCACCTCCTCGTCTCCGCCCGGCGCTGGAGCGAATTCGGCGCGAGTCTGCTGGGCCTGCTGGGGACCCGTGTCGAACTGCCCCTGGACGATCCGTCGGAGTCGCAGATCGATGCGACCCTCTCGGCGAGCCTCGGGGTCGGCTGGGCCCTGTCGCTCCGGCGGCGCTTCCGGGTCGCCGTGCCCCACCTGGAGAAGGTCACCAGTTCAGCGGAGGCCAGGCAGGCCCTGGCCGAGACCACACAGCGGATGCGGGAACGCTGGCTCGGTGTGCAGCCGGACACGGCGCCCCCGCCCCGCACGGACATCCCGTTCACGGATCTGTACGGTATCGCTGACGCAGAGCGGTTCGACGTGGCCCGTACGTGGGCGCAGCGCCCACCGCAGGAGCGGCTGCGGGTGCCGATCGGGGTCAGCGAGGACGGCCGTCCGGTCATGCTCGACCTCAAGGAAGCCGCACACGGCGGGATGGGGCCGCACGGCCTGTGCGTCGGCGCCACCGGCTCCGGCAAGTCGGAACTGCTGCGCACGCTGATCCTCGGCCTCGCCGTCGCGCACTCCTCCGAGACACTGAACTTCGTCCTGGCCGACTTCAAGGGCGGTGCCACCTTCGCGGGGATGTCGGAGCTGCCGCACGTGTCGGCGGTCATCACCAACCTCGCCGACGATCTCACCCTCGTGGACCGCATGCGCGACGCCGTCGTCGGCGAGCTCATGCGCCGCCAGGAACTGCTGCGCGCGGCGGGCAACTATTCCAACGTCTCGCAGTACGAGAAGGCGCGCACGGCAGGCGCCGAGCTGACCCCCATCCCCTCGCTGCTCATCGCGATCGACGAGTTCTCCGAACTCCTCACCGCACGACCCGACTTCATCGATGTCCTCGTCCAGATCGGCCGCGTCGGCCGCTCACTCGGCGTGCACCTGCTGCTGGCCTCACAACGCCTGGAGGAGGGCAAGCTCCGCGGCCTCGACACACACCTCTCGTACCGGATCGGCCTGCGGACCTTCTCGGCCGCCGAATCCCGCACGGCGATCGGAGTCCCGGACGCCTACCACCTGCCTCCCGTGCCGGGCGCCGGCTATCTCAAGTACGACAACGACCAGATGACCCGCTTCCGGGCCGCGTACGTCTCGGCCCGCTACGCCCCCGAAGGAACCGCGTCCACCGCGGACAACACGATCGACGACGTCCTCGCGGACAGCCTGCTGGACGTGCTGGTCCGCCGACTCGCAGGCCAGGGACCGCCCGCGCATCAGGTCTGGCTGCCCCCGCTGGGCGACCCGGCCACCCTCGGCCAGCTGTTCCCGGGGCTGGTGGCCTCGCCGGAACGCGGACTCCACTGTCCCGAGTACGAAGGGCCGGCCCGGCTCCGGGTCCCGGTGGGCCTGGTCGACCGGCCCGACCGGCAGCGCCGGGACCTGATGTTCCTGGACTTCTCGGCCGCGGCCGGGCACGGCCTGATCGTCGGCGCACCCCAGTCGGGCAAGTCGACGCTGCTGCGTACGGTGATCTGCTCACTCGCGCTGACGCACACGCCGTCCGAGGTCCAGTTCTACTGCCTGGACTTCGGCGGCGGAGGCATGCAGCAGCTCCAGCACCTGCCACACGTGGGAGGGGTGGCCTCGCGGCTCGATACGGAGCAGGTACGACGTACGGTCGCCGAGGTCGCCGGCGTGCTCGCCGCGCGGGAGGAGTTCTTCCGGGCCAACGGCATCGCCTCCATGGCCGAGTACCGCAGGGGACGCGCGGCAGGGAAGTGGCCGGACCAGCAGTGGGGCGACGTCTTCCTGGTCATCGACGGCTGGTCGAGCTTCAAGTACGAGTACGAGCAGCTGGAGGAGAGCATCCTCGACCTCGGGACGCGCGGTCTGGGCTACGGCGTCCATCTGCTGCTCGCGGCCACCCGCTACGCCGATGTCCGCATCGCGCTGCGCGACTACTGCGGCACGCGGGTCGAGCTGCGCCTCGGCGACCCGATGGAGTCGGAGATCGCACGGAAGGTGGCCGCGGACGTACCGGTCGGTGCGCCGGGCCGCGGGGTGTCCCCCGACAAGTTCCACTTCCTGGCCGCCCTGCCGCGGCTAGGGGACGGGGCGAGCGCTCCCACGGGACTGGCGGAAGCCACCACAGCGCTCGTCGATGCCATCCGGACACGGTGGGCAGGGCCGGCCGCCCCGCCCGTACGCGTCCTGCCCACGCTGCTGTCCGTGGACGCGCTGCCCAAGGACTTCGGCCGCTCCAAGGCCGAAATCGCCCTGGGCCTCGACGAGACGACCTTGCTCCCCTTCGGCGTCGACTTCGAGGCGGACCCGTACCTGGTCGTCATCGGGGAGAGCGAGTCCGGGAAGACATCGCTGCTGCGGCTCCTCGCCCACAGGATCAGCGAGCGGTACACGCCTGAGGAAGCACAGCTGGTCGTCGTCGACTACCGGCGTTCGCTGCTGAGCGACCTGCCCTCGGAGCACGTGACGGAGTACATCCTCACCGGCTCGCAACTGCAGAACCATGTCGGCGCCCTGACCGCCGTCGCAGCCGAACGGATGCCGCCCTCGGACGTCACCCCCGAAGAGCTGCGGAATCGGAGCTGGTACACGGCACCCGACATCTTCCTGCTCGTGGACGACTACGACCTCGTCGCGACCCCCTCGGGCAACCCCCTCCACCCGCTCCTGGACTACCTGCCGTTCGCGCGGGACATCGGCCTGCGCATCGTGCTGTGCCGCAATTCAGCGGGCGCCGGTCGGTCGATGTTCGAGCCCATGATGCAGTACCTGCGGGAACAGGGCGCACACGGGCTCACGCTCTCGGGCGACAAGTCCGAAGGCCCGCTCATCGGTTCGGTCATCCCGCACCGCCAGTCACCCGGCCGCGCGACCCTCACCGGCCGCCGCAACATACCGCGCCAGGTCCAACTGGCGTACCAGCTTCCTCGTAGCGGGTGA
- a CDS encoding cyclase family protein, with protein MSVPTYQELLRRTDAPPGSSWYLFPHQPERGMANFAGPRQVLRAAQSVRDGHAVNLDYPLDAFDPPMSRARGIPHHRITAKHDQARDDVLDGFHLQAGTQIDGLRHRRASGHGFYNGVPDHEIAPRSPRLGVQLWAETPLAGRGLLIDVEGLLHRRGTPLDHTDGPALTTAVLDEALAAQDCRIEEGDLVLVHTGWAHWYLNAGADLRDEVRAARRATGFAQTREFAAWCWDHRIALMATDTFAVEVLPVLPDSAFHDSAPEDAGMMHQELIAKLGLPLGELWNLTALAADCRATGRWDSLLTVKPLHLTGGVGSPANATALR; from the coding sequence GTGTCCGTACCCACCTACCAGGAACTCCTCCGGCGCACCGACGCACCTCCCGGATCCAGCTGGTACCTCTTCCCCCACCAGCCCGAACGCGGCATGGCCAACTTCGCGGGCCCGCGCCAGGTCCTGCGGGCCGCACAGTCCGTCCGCGACGGCCACGCCGTGAATCTGGACTACCCCCTCGACGCGTTCGACCCGCCCATGTCCCGAGCCCGCGGCATTCCACACCACCGCATCACCGCCAAGCACGACCAGGCACGCGACGACGTCCTGGACGGCTTCCACCTCCAGGCCGGCACCCAGATCGACGGGCTGCGCCACCGGCGCGCCTCGGGCCACGGCTTCTACAACGGCGTACCCGATCACGAGATCGCACCGCGCAGCCCGCGCCTGGGCGTCCAGCTGTGGGCCGAGACACCGCTGGCCGGACGCGGACTGCTCATCGACGTCGAAGGGCTGCTGCACCGACGCGGCACCCCACTCGACCACACCGACGGCCCCGCCCTCACCACGGCCGTGCTCGACGAGGCGCTGGCCGCGCAGGACTGCCGCATCGAGGAGGGCGACCTGGTACTCGTACACACCGGCTGGGCCCACTGGTACCTCAATGCCGGCGCCGACCTGCGGGACGAAGTCCGGGCCGCGCGCCGCGCCACCGGGTTCGCGCAGACCCGCGAGTTCGCCGCCTGGTGCTGGGACCACCGCATCGCCCTCATGGCCACCGACACCTTCGCCGTCGAAGTGCTGCCCGTCCTGCCTGACAGCGCCTTCCACGACAGTGCTCCCGAGGACGCCGGGATGATGCACCAGGAGCTGATCGCCAAACTCGGCCTCCCGCTGGGCGAACTGTGGAACCTGACCGCGCTCGCCGCCGACTGCCGGGCCACCGGCCGCTGGGACAGCCTCCTCACGGTCAAGCCGCTCCACCTCACCGGCGGCGTCGGATCACCGGCCAACGCCACCGCCCTCCGCTGA
- a CDS encoding IclR family transcriptional regulator — translation MATASATPMRSVDRAFDVLGVLEDARQPLRLSDVARRAELHVATAQRILNVLIDRGYAAKEEAGYVAGPAAVATAHAFLVNNRLSQVALPVLQEMAASTGLTPTLFVRVGRARVPIARVEGRNPLRYQLPIGDKLPLHLGAGKALLAWLPEEEQASYTDTVAPFTLASGAQITAEGLTAELRRVKADGYALAHSERVLDVTSISAPVLHGDRLLGALSVAGPSSDLPEAEQPNIVTEVRRAADAIAARCA, via the coding sequence ATGGCCACCGCCTCCGCCACCCCCATGCGCTCGGTCGACAGGGCCTTCGACGTCCTGGGCGTCCTGGAGGACGCCCGCCAGCCGCTGCGTCTGAGCGACGTCGCCCGCCGCGCCGAGCTGCACGTGGCCACCGCACAGCGCATCCTGAACGTCCTCATCGACCGCGGCTACGCGGCCAAGGAGGAAGCCGGATACGTCGCCGGGCCCGCCGCGGTCGCCACCGCCCATGCCTTCCTGGTCAACAACCGGCTCAGCCAGGTCGCCCTGCCGGTCCTCCAGGAAATGGCAGCCAGCACCGGTCTGACCCCGACCCTGTTCGTACGGGTGGGCCGCGCACGGGTACCGATCGCCCGCGTCGAAGGCCGCAACCCGCTGCGCTACCAACTGCCCATCGGCGACAAGCTCCCGTTGCATCTGGGCGCGGGCAAGGCCCTGCTGGCCTGGCTGCCCGAGGAGGAACAAGCGTCGTACACCGATACCGTGGCCCCCTTCACCCTGGCCTCCGGCGCACAGATCACCGCCGAAGGCCTGACAGCCGAGCTGCGGCGCGTGAAGGCGGACGGTTACGCACTCGCCCACAGCGAACGCGTCCTGGACGTCACCTCGATCAGTGCCCCCGTCCTCCACGGCGACAGGCTGCTGGGTGCCCTCAGCGTCGCCGGGCCCAGCAGCGACCTGCCCGAGGCCGAACAGCCGAACATCGTCACCGAAGTCCGACGCGCGGCGGACGCCATCGCCGCCCGCTGCGCCTGA
- a CDS encoding TRAP transporter large permease subunit, with translation MIAVWALGCYIAAIIVWNSVLGRNIGEALLVGFLVTGLFAGGDIGHVMWSSFVEAMQEEVTFAALAFVFMSYLLARTPVLDHLLDILNSLLGRLRGGPVYTSTVASGVFGAIAHVGAAITAAVGSVTIPWMKRSNVSGEIAATVAAGGAGMGVTFPFSSTMFILMGSAGVASVVSTDDIVLPLFLGGLWCLGYRLVAAFVMIRRHGIQPVDNTELRPLRRTLGAGWTSLLLFGGIAIPLLLTRGPLAGDLGRYVGATMSDAISLITWIPVLMIAIVLLLSRRHLPRTGRAWWELLGGVAPQFGVLGVTIIAAFSAANALGELGLPRQLTDLLAGVEAPLWAMALVVGVLVVGVAVPLTASATMAAIGPVAVSALIGAGASPATACVAVLIFASTEGASPPSGAPIFVASGIAGVDPSRTFVPLLTYYCVPILLIGAAVATGVLPV, from the coding sequence GTGATCGCAGTGTGGGCGCTGGGCTGCTACATCGCGGCCATCATCGTGTGGAACTCCGTCCTCGGACGGAACATCGGTGAGGCGCTGCTCGTGGGGTTCCTGGTCACCGGTCTGTTCGCGGGCGGCGACATCGGCCACGTGATGTGGAGCAGCTTCGTGGAGGCAATGCAGGAAGAGGTCACCTTCGCTGCCCTCGCCTTCGTGTTCATGAGCTACCTGCTGGCCCGCACCCCGGTCCTGGACCACCTCCTGGACATCCTCAACTCACTGCTCGGGCGGCTGCGCGGCGGCCCCGTCTACACCTCCACCGTCGCCTCCGGGGTCTTCGGTGCCATTGCCCACGTGGGCGCCGCGATCACCGCGGCGGTCGGTTCGGTGACCATTCCGTGGATGAAGCGCTCGAACGTGAGCGGTGAGATCGCGGCCACCGTAGCGGCGGGCGGCGCCGGCATGGGCGTCACCTTTCCGTTCAGCTCCACCATGTTCATCCTCATGGGCTCGGCCGGTGTCGCCTCGGTGGTCTCCACCGACGACATCGTGCTGCCGCTGTTCCTCGGCGGCCTGTGGTGCCTGGGCTACCGCCTGGTCGCCGCCTTCGTCATGATCCGCCGTCATGGCATCCAGCCGGTGGACAACACCGAACTGAGACCGCTGCGCCGTACGCTGGGCGCGGGCTGGACCAGCCTGCTCCTGTTCGGCGGTATCGCGATTCCCCTGCTGCTGACCCGCGGTCCCCTCGCCGGTGACCTCGGCCGCTACGTGGGGGCCACGATGTCGGACGCGATCAGCCTGATCACCTGGATACCGGTCCTCATGATCGCGATCGTGCTGCTGCTCAGCCGACGGCACCTGCCGCGCACCGGACGTGCCTGGTGGGAGCTGCTCGGCGGCGTCGCACCGCAGTTCGGTGTCCTCGGCGTCACCATCATCGCCGCGTTCTCCGCCGCCAACGCCCTGGGCGAACTCGGTCTGCCCCGGCAGCTGACCGACCTGCTCGCCGGAGTCGAAGCACCGCTGTGGGCCATGGCCCTGGTCGTCGGCGTCCTCGTCGTCGGCGTCGCCGTCCCGCTCACCGCCAGCGCGACCATGGCCGCCATCGGCCCCGTGGCCGTCTCCGCGCTCATCGGCGCCGGAGCCTCCCCGGCCACCGCCTGCGTCGCCGTACTGATCTTCGCCTCCACCGAGGGCGCCTCGCCGCCGTCCGGAGCGCCGATCTTCGTCGCCAGCGGTATCGCGGGCGTCGACCCGTCCCGCACCTTCGTACCGCTGCTCACCTACTACTGCGTCCCCATCCTGCTCATCGGCGCCGCCGTGGCCACCGGCGTCCTGCCCGTCTGA